The following proteins are co-located in the Apium graveolens cultivar Ventura chromosome 5, ASM990537v1, whole genome shotgun sequence genome:
- the LOC141661669 gene encoding cytochrome P450 85A-like — MDPEVNKYILLNEAKGLVPGYPKAMNNILGKNNIGAVHASPHKILRGSLLSLIAPTLIKDSLLPKIDKTIRYVVNGLDGKTIDIQEKSEEMAYLVSFSQIFSNIEPSSSLYNVLKSEFDKLTLGTLSLPIHFPGTNYYKGLKSSKNILRIVSKIIEERRVASAPPLKDQLNELLGIIDSKYELSDEDVINQIITLLYSGYETVSTTTMMVLKYLHDHPKALQELRDEHFRIREGKKPDEPIKWDEYKSMTFTRAVIFEATRLITVVNGVLRRTIEDVELSGFVIPKGWKIYVYTREINYDPFLYPEPFTFNPWRWMKDKSLESHKYNLLFGGGTRLCPGKELAIVKISLFLHYFVTSYRWEEVGEQKILRFPRVQAPDGLKIRVSGY; from the exons ATGGATCCAGAGGTGAACAAGTACATTCTTTTGAATGAAGCCAAGGGACTTGTTCCTGGCTATCCCAAGGCTATGAATAATATCTTAGGGAAAAACAATATAGGTGCTGTTCATGCCTCTCCTCACAAAATTCTGAGAGGCTCACTGCTTTCACTCATAGCTCCTACCCTCATCAAAGACTCGCTTCTGCCTAAAATCGACAAAACTATTCGTTACGTTGTTAATGGTTTGGATGGTAAAACTATTGATATTCAAGAAAAAAGTGAAGAG ATGGCATATTTGGTGTCCTTCAGCCAAATTTTTTCTAATATTGAACCAAGTTCTTCATTATATAATGTACTCAAGTCAGAGTTTGATAAGTTGACACTTGGAACCTTGTCCTTGCCAATTCACTTTCCTGGTACAAACTATTATAAAGGACTCAAG AGTAGTAAGAATATCTTGAGAATCGTGAGCAAAATCATAGAGGAGAGGCGAGTCGCTTCAGCCCCGCCTCTCAAGGACCAGCTTAATGAGCTTTTAGGAATTATAGACTCAAAGTATGAGCTTAGTGATGAAGACGTAATCAACCAGATAATCACATTGCTCTATTCGGGATATGAAACTGTCTCAACTACTACAATGATGGTGCTTAAGTATCTTCATGATCATCCAAAAGCTCTTCAAGAACTTCGT GACGAACATTTCAGGATTCGTGAAGGTAAAAAGCCTGATGAACCAATTAAGTGGGATGAGTACAAGTCCATGACCTTCACGCGTGCT GTGATATTTGAAGCCACAAGGTTGATTACCGTTGTCAACGGGGTCTTGCGAAGAACAATAGAAGATGTAGAGTTAAGTG GGTTCGTCATTCCTAAGGGCTGGAAAATATATGTTTACACAAGGGAAATAAACTATGATCCATTCCTCTACCCAGAGCCTTTTACCTTCAATCCATGGAGATGGATGAAG GATAAGAGCTTGGAGTCGCACAAGTACAACCTGTTATTTGGAGGAGGAACCAGGTTATGCCCCGGAAAAGAGTTGGCAATTGTCAAAATATCTCTATTCCTTCACTACTTTGTTACTAGCTACAG GTGGGAAGAAGTTGGGGAACAGAAGATATTGAGGTTCCCAAGAGTACAAGCTCCAGACGGACTGAAGATAAGGGTCTCTGGCTACTAA